From Halosolutus amylolyticus, a single genomic window includes:
- the purB gene encoding adenylosuccinate lyase, which produces MTDTDALYAVSPLDGRYGSRTAPLSPYASEAALMRARVRVEVEYLIALADLDVTPLELDIDDREHLRGLYRHFAEEDAQLIKKLETEGHAGFEATNHDVKAVEYFVRHRLPEDSDASSWIHFGLTSEDVNNLAHRLLVRDAVDEVLLPELYTVQDALAEMARDYRDLPMLARTHGQPATPTTFGKEMAVYAARLGRATGRIREATDALAGKLGGASGTYAAHVAAYPDVDWQAVAEEFVTGLGLEFEPLTTQVNPCDDLAALFDAFRGANDVLLDLDLDMWLYVSDRYLGQEAVAGETGSSTMPHKVNPIDFENSEGNLSKANSDLGFLADYVTTSRLQRDLSDSTVKRNIGAAFAHCLIGYGKTAAGLSKVVPNEQVMREALESTPEIIGEAVQTILRREGQEDAYERVKAVTRGKDVTIEDFRELFDDLDVDEDIREELHALTPAGYTGVASDLVDDVER; this is translated from the coding sequence ATGACCGACACCGACGCCCTGTACGCCGTCTCGCCGCTGGACGGCCGCTACGGTAGCCGGACCGCACCGCTGTCACCGTACGCCAGCGAGGCCGCGCTCATGCGGGCCCGCGTCCGCGTCGAGGTCGAGTACCTGATCGCCCTCGCGGACCTGGACGTGACGCCGCTCGAACTCGACATCGACGACCGCGAACACCTCCGGGGACTGTACAGGCACTTCGCGGAGGAGGACGCCCAGTTGATCAAGAAACTCGAGACGGAGGGCCACGCCGGCTTCGAGGCGACGAACCACGACGTCAAGGCAGTCGAGTACTTCGTCCGCCACCGACTCCCGGAAGACAGCGATGCCTCGTCGTGGATCCATTTCGGGCTGACCAGCGAGGACGTGAACAACCTCGCCCACCGACTGCTCGTCCGCGACGCGGTCGACGAGGTCCTCCTGCCGGAACTGTACACGGTCCAGGACGCACTCGCGGAAATGGCCCGCGACTACCGCGACCTGCCGATGCTCGCGCGCACTCACGGCCAGCCCGCGACCCCGACGACCTTCGGCAAGGAGATGGCCGTCTACGCCGCCCGCCTCGGGCGCGCGACGGGCCGCATCCGCGAGGCGACCGACGCCCTCGCCGGCAAACTCGGCGGCGCCTCCGGGACCTACGCCGCGCACGTGGCGGCCTACCCCGACGTGGACTGGCAGGCCGTCGCCGAGGAGTTCGTCACCGGCCTCGGCCTCGAATTCGAACCGCTCACCACGCAGGTCAACCCCTGCGACGACCTCGCGGCACTGTTCGACGCGTTCCGCGGCGCGAACGACGTCCTGCTGGATCTCGACCTCGACATGTGGCTCTACGTCTCGGATCGCTACCTCGGCCAGGAGGCCGTCGCGGGCGAGACCGGGTCGTCGACGATGCCCCACAAGGTCAACCCGATCGACTTCGAGAACAGCGAGGGGAACCTCTCGAAGGCGAACTCCGACCTCGGATTCCTCGCCGACTACGTGACGACGTCGCGGCTCCAGCGCGACCTCTCGGACTCGACGGTCAAGCGCAACATCGGTGCCGCGTTCGCCCACTGCCTGATCGGCTACGGCAAGACCGCGGCCGGCCTCTCGAAGGTCGTCCCGAACGAGCAGGTCATGCGCGAGGCCCTCGAGTCGACCCCCGAGATCATCGGCGAAGCGGTCCAGACGATCCTGCGCCGCGAAGGCCAGGAAGACGCTTACGAGCGCGTCAAGGCCGTCACCCGGGGGAAGGACGTCACGATCGAGGACTTCCGCGAACTGTTCGACGACTTAGACGTCGACGAGGACATCCGCGAGGAACTGCACGCGCTTACGCCGGCGGGGTACACCGGCGTCGCGAGCGACCTGGTCGACGACGTCGAGCGGTAA